The region AAAAGATCGCGACTACGACCCCAATCAGGATGCTTCACGCCAGGAGATGCGGACGTTTGTATGTGCCCAGTGCCATGTGGAGTACTACTGTGCCAGCAAAGAGACGCTCTTCTTTCCTTGGGCTAACGGCTTGAAAGTCGAGCAAATTGAGGCGTTGTTCGACGAACACAAATTTCCCGACGGAAGCGATTTCGTCGACTATCACCACGCGGAAACTGGCGCCAAAATCTACAAAGCTCAACACCCGGAGTTCGAGCTCTGGAGCCAAGGTATTCATGCTCGAAGCGGTGTCTCGTGTGCCGATTGTCACATGCCGTATGAACGCAAGGGAGCGATGAAAGTGAGCAGTCATTGGGTTCGCAGCCCCATGCTAAGTGTGAATCGTTCGTGCCAGACATGCCATAACGTCAATGAAGAGGAATTGAAGCAGCGGGTAACGGCTATTCAAGATCGCACGAAAGCCCTTATGGAAAGAGCTGCCGTGGCGATGACAGATATGCTGGATACCATCAATGCGGCGAAAGCCAGTGGAGCTTCCCCGGAACAGTTGGCCCCGGTGCTTGAACTGCAAAAGAAAGGGATGTGGCGGCTCGATTTTATCAGCAGCGAGAATTCCAAAGGTTTTCATGCGGATCAGGAAGCAGCTCGAATCTTGGGCGAATCGATCGATTATTGTCGTCAGGCGGAAGCTGCTGCGCTCAAGCTGATGGTTTCAGAAATGCCGGATGAAGAAAACGAAGTCATCGAGCTTGAAGGAGTGACACCAGACGAAAAAGCACCTCTTTAAAGGCGTTTAGCTGGCAAATGCTTGATAGCAAAACTGGCCTTGCCCGGATTCCCGTAAATTAGCTATCTATTGGGGGCCCGTCTGGAAGCGTGGTCAACGGACGTGGTAACCATCAAATGACCCGGCCCGTTGCTGCGGTAGCGCGGATGAACAAAAACATTACGTCTATCTCTTCCGATTACGTTGCCACACCTAAATGGCTTAGGTGGCTGCCTGCCGGTATGCCGGTCCATCGTGCTATGGTCACCGACCTAATGCGATTGCATCAATCGATGCCGACCGTATCTCAGGTAAAGACAATCAACGTCGAGAGCCTGCAGCATGCTCGTCACGCGGTGCCATGCCGTATTTCTTGGGCAGTGCTGTTCTTGCGGGCCTTTTCGCTTGCCTCGCAAAAGTATCCTAGCTTGCGGCGTACCTATCTCTCGTGGCCATGGCCGCACTTGTACGAGCATCCGCACTCTGTCGGGAACATTGTCGTTTCGCGCCGAGTGAACGATGAAGATTGGCTCTTTTTCGCTCCATTTGCCGAAAGTGAAACTTGGCCGTTAATTCAACTTCAAGGGTTGTTAGAGCGATACCAGCAAGGGCCTGTCGAAGAAGTCTTTAAGAACCAGGTCCGCTTCGCTTATTATCCCTATTGGGTGCGGCGATTCATGTGGTGGCTTCGATTCCAGTTTTCGCCTGTCAAGCGTATCAAGCGGCTCGGTACATTTGCCCTGACAACTTTGGCCGGACAAGGCGTCACCATTCTGGATCCTCGAGCCCCGGTTACATCGACGCTGACGTACGGTCCCATTCGCGATCAGGGGCAAGTCGATGTAACAATCGCATACGATCACCGCGTAATGGACGGTAAGGAAATCGCTGAAATCTTAACCTACGTCGAGCACATCTTGCGGACTCAAATGGTTCAGGAACTCAACGAGCTTGCGGCTACGTCTAAGCAGCCGGCGCAAGTCGCTTAGTCCCCCGCAACAGGGGCGCAGAAGTATCGATGCATGCCGACATCGACAGACCGTTAATTCGATTTCAAATCGAACTTAATTTCGGTATCGCCGCGATCTCCTAATTCCACTACCAAGTCACTCTTCGAGTTGTATTGGGCAGGAACCATCTCTTTACCTGGTGGCACACGTGCTTCCGGATCGGTGATTTCAGGCTGAGAGGTCTTGCGGATCTTGACAAGATATGTGCCAGGCTCCACTCCAGCATTCGAGGCCGTGTACATCTCAAAACGTCCTTGATCGTCCGTATTGGCGAAGCCACCAGAGCCTCCCAGGCCGTTCTCATTAGGCTGAATATTCTGCGGTACAAACTCGACGTCCGCCTCTGCTAGTGGAACGCCGTCTAGAGTAATTATTCCCGAAGCAGGGACAAACGTAAGCCCGGTATTATTCGTTTCGCACCCCATGAAGAGAAAGCTGCTGCATGCAAAGAGCATTCCCCAGAGTATCGGTTTTGGGTTTTCCATAAATCGCCATACCTAACGAATGAATGAATCAGAATCAGCGGTTTGGCTATCGCTGTCACGGCGTCTCAAAAGCCACTTCCCAATACCAAGCCGTCGTTACGGGCCCCTAGCCGCTGATACGTACCAAAGTTGTTTTGATTGCCGGTGCCGTAGGGATTGTTGGCTTCCCATGTATAGCCAGGATGATTGATTACTTCGCTAATGAAGCGAAC is a window of Bremerella sp. TYQ1 DNA encoding:
- a CDS encoding carboxypeptidase-like regulatory domain-containing protein; this encodes MENPKPILWGMLFACSSFLFMGCETNNTGLTFVPASGIITLDGVPLAEADVEFVPQNIQPNENGLGGSGGFANTDDQGRFEMYTASNAGVEPGTYLVKIRKTSQPEITDPEARVPPGKEMVPAQYNSKSDLVVELGDRGDTEIKFDLKSN